A single region of the Gephyromycinifex aptenodytis genome encodes:
- a CDS encoding DNA recombination protein RmuC, which translates to MDTALLLALLVGLVLGVGLGLLIARSFLLAGHRDHLVAARTENELLRERIEALQAADTAALDANTALAPLRETLVRVERQVGLLERDRLEQFGEIGERLAEVTSSTSALRASTASLVGSLNASTVRGTWGETQLRRVLEHAGMLARCDFDEQVSAVTAHDARIRPDVLVRLPEGKVLVIDAKAPMSAFMAAHRDGLDDKERQAALAAHGKVMRGHVDALAAKSYWTAFATTPEMVVCFVPSDSILAAALAADPSLFDHAQAQRVVLASPSTLLALLRTVAFTWQQHSLSDNARELLALGSELHARLGSLGSHVARLGSSLRRSVEAYNATVGAMESRVLVTARKMAELDLAEPLPPLQPLESTPRPLTAVELLEAVEDGAQRRDREYEQRDAAPEVRSEEQSA; encoded by the coding sequence ATGGACACCGCGCTGCTGCTCGCTCTTTTAGTGGGGCTCGTCCTTGGGGTCGGACTGGGTCTGCTCATCGCCCGATCGTTTCTGCTCGCCGGCCACCGCGACCATCTCGTGGCTGCCCGAACCGAGAACGAGTTGCTGCGCGAACGGATTGAGGCGCTGCAAGCCGCCGACACCGCGGCGCTGGACGCCAATACGGCGCTGGCCCCGCTGCGGGAGACCCTGGTGCGGGTAGAGCGTCAGGTAGGGCTACTGGAGCGGGACCGGCTGGAGCAGTTCGGCGAGATCGGCGAACGGTTGGCCGAAGTGACCTCCTCCACCTCAGCTCTGCGGGCATCGACGGCGAGCCTGGTCGGCTCGTTGAACGCCTCAACCGTGCGCGGCACCTGGGGCGAGACCCAGCTGCGCCGCGTTCTGGAGCACGCCGGCATGCTCGCGCGCTGCGACTTCGACGAACAAGTCAGCGCCGTCACCGCCCACGACGCCCGCATCCGCCCTGATGTCCTGGTGCGCCTGCCCGAGGGCAAAGTGCTCGTCATCGACGCCAAAGCCCCGATGAGCGCCTTCATGGCCGCGCACCGAGACGGTCTGGACGACAAAGAACGCCAAGCGGCCCTCGCCGCACACGGCAAGGTGATGCGTGGGCACGTCGATGCCCTCGCGGCCAAGTCCTACTGGACGGCCTTCGCCACCACACCCGAGATGGTCGTGTGCTTCGTGCCCAGCGACTCGATCTTGGCGGCTGCTCTGGCCGCAGACCCGAGCCTGTTCGATCACGCACAGGCGCAGCGAGTCGTCCTCGCCTCCCCCTCCACCCTGCTGGCGCTACTGCGCACGGTCGCCTTCACCTGGCAGCAGCACAGCCTGTCCGACAACGCCCGGGAACTGCTTGCCCTCGGCAGCGAGCTACACGCCCGACTGGGCAGCCTCGGTTCGCACGTCGCCCGATTGGGGTCCTCGCTGAGGCGCAGCGTCGAGGCCTACAACGCCACCGTTGGCGCGATGGAGTCGCGGGTCTTGGTCACCGCACGGAAGATGGCCGAACTCGACCTGGCGGAGCCGCTGCCGCCCCTGCAGCCGTTGGAAAGCACGCCGCGTCCGTTGACCGCAGTGGAGTTGCTCGAGGCCGTCGAGGACGGCGCGCAGCGACGTGACCGTGAATATGAACAGCGCGACGCCGCCCCCGAGGTCCGCTCAGAGGAGCAGAGCGCGTGA
- a CDS encoding 4-hydroxy-3-methylbut-2-enyl diphosphate reductase → MTGAKKVLLAAPRGYCAGVDRAVVTVEKALELYGPPIYVRKQIVHNKHVVATLERRGAIFVEETDEVPEGATVVFSAHGVAPVVHEEAKQLNLTSIDATCPLVTKVHREAVRFANADFDILLIGHEGHEEVVGTSGEAPEHITIVNGPDDVDNVQVRDPEKVVWLSQTTLSVDETMETVRRLRNRFPAIQDPPSDDICYATQNRQLAVRQMAAQCDLMIVVGSQNSSNSVRLVEVALEYGCAAGYLVDYADEIDDSWLSGVSTVGVTSGASVPELLVRDVLDYLARHGYEDVEPVVAAEESLLFALPNEIRRELKRRGKGDSAKLRHDASTHLH, encoded by the coding sequence GTGACTGGAGCCAAGAAGGTCTTGCTGGCCGCGCCGCGCGGGTACTGCGCGGGCGTGGATCGTGCCGTGGTGACGGTGGAAAAGGCCCTGGAGCTCTACGGGCCGCCGATCTACGTGCGCAAACAAATCGTGCACAACAAGCATGTCGTCGCCACCTTGGAGCGGCGTGGCGCCATTTTCGTGGAAGAGACCGACGAGGTGCCCGAAGGGGCGACTGTCGTGTTCTCTGCTCACGGGGTGGCCCCGGTGGTGCATGAGGAAGCCAAACAGCTCAACCTCACCTCTATCGACGCCACCTGCCCGCTGGTCACCAAAGTGCACCGTGAGGCGGTGCGCTTCGCCAACGCCGACTTCGACATCCTGCTCATCGGGCACGAAGGGCACGAGGAAGTGGTGGGCACTTCCGGGGAGGCGCCAGAGCACATCACGATCGTCAACGGCCCGGACGACGTCGACAACGTGCAGGTGCGGGACCCGGAGAAGGTCGTATGGCTGTCTCAAACGACGCTGTCAGTGGACGAGACCATGGAGACCGTGCGGAGGCTGCGCAATCGCTTCCCCGCGATTCAGGATCCGCCTAGCGACGACATCTGTTACGCCACCCAGAACCGTCAGCTCGCGGTGCGCCAGATGGCCGCGCAGTGCGACTTGATGATCGTCGTCGGTTCCCAGAACTCCTCCAACTCGGTGCGCCTGGTCGAAGTTGCCCTCGAATACGGTTGCGCCGCTGGGTACCTGGTCGATTACGCCGATGAGATCGACGACTCGTGGCTGTCGGGTGTCTCTACGGTCGGTGTCACCAGTGGTGCTTCGGTGCCCGAGCTTCTGGTTCGCGACGTGCTGGACTACCTGGCCCGGCACGGGTACGAGGATGTCGAGCCGGTCGTGGCAGCCGAAGAAAGTCTGTTGTTCGCGCTGCCGAACGAGATCCGTCGCGAACTCAAGCGACGAGGTAAGGGCGACTCGGCGAAGCTGCGACACGACGCCTCCACCCATCTGCATTAA